The Pseudalkalibacillus hwajinpoensis DNA window GGACATGCCTGTAAGTATTAATTCCGTTTCACACCAAAAAAAGCTTGAACGCATCAGCGCTCAAGCTTTCCTTATTACTGCATTCTGCCCTGTTGGACCGGTGCATAGCTTTGAAGCATTGTATTCATATCCTGCTCCATTAGTTGGGGTACCTGATAATAACCATGTTTGTTCTGGTAAAGAAAGATTTCATAACTCTGTTCAATAAAATTCGGTACACTATCAGCCACAACGCGGCGGAGCACAGGATTTGTCATCTCAAGAGCGGTCATCGTTAAAAGAGAAGCTAATGATTTCGTATGCCCCAGCATATAAGCTGATAATCCCTGATCTGATAGATCGTTCACAGACTGATTCGGCTTCTTAGGCTGACCGGGCTTAACCCCATACACCACATCATTGTTTTGCTGCATCTTATATTGCTGAGTTGGTGTCATAGGATCTTGACCTGTTTGAAAGCTTTGGACAATCGTATTGTACATTGTTATTACAAACGAAGATTGGCGCTGCAGAATCCCCTTCAATTCTGGATCCTGAATGTGCTGATCATACATCTGGTATTGATCCAGCATATTGATAATTCCCGCAATAACCTCATGGGCATCAAATAATTCATGCCCTCCGTGATTGTGATTTTGAATGGAATTTGTGTTCTGCGCCATTGGAGTGCTAGTTTGCATCTGCTGATTCACTTGGGTTGGACGCTGCATTTGTATTCCTCCTTCTTAAGGTTAGGTACAGCTTTTACTATCTCCAACTTCCTTCTAACAGATGTACGACGGCAAAGAAAGAACGACCATTTCAGTTCGAAATGACCGTTCTCTCAAATAAATATCTATTCAACAGTTACTGATTTTGCAAGGTTTCTTGGCTTATCCACGTCACATTCTCTGTGCAGTGCTGCATAGTATGCAAGCAGTTGAAGCGGCACAACAGATGCAAGCGGTGTAAGGTGCTCATGAACCTCATCAAGAACAATAGTGTCGCCTTCTTCATCAAGACCCGCTAGCGAGATAATACATGGTGAAGCTCCACGAGAAACAACTTCCTGTACGTTTGAACGGATGCTTCCGTTAACGTGTTTTTGGGTCGCAAGTGCGATAACAGGCGTTCCTTTTTCAATAAGAGCAATTGTACCGTGCTTCAACTCACCACCAGCAAAGCCTTCAGCTTGAATGTAGGAAATCTCTTTAAGCTTAAGTGCTCCTTCAAGACATACATAATAATCGACTCCACGGCCAATAAAGAACGCATTACGTGAAACAGAAAGGAAATTACGCGCAACGCCCTCGATCATTTCCTTCTGATCAATCATTGACTCCATTGCAGTCGCGACAATACCAAGCTCCTGAATAGGGTTGAAGTCAAGCTTCATTCCTTTAGCCTGTGCAGTATCTACAGCGAGTAGTGTTAGTACTGCCATTTGTGCAGTGTATGCTTTGGTTGAAGCAACTGCGATTTCAGGCCCTGCATGCGTGTGAAGTGTATAATCTGCTTCACGAGAAAGCGTTGATCCTGGTACGTTTGTAATCGTAAGCGACTTGAAACCCTTTTTCTTCACGTTTACAAGTACTCCACGGCTGTCTGCTGTTTCACCACTTTGTGAAATAAAGATAAAGAGTGGTTTCTTTGAAACAAGCGGCATGTTGTAAAGGAACTCACTTGCAATATGCACCTCAACAGGCACCTCTGCAATATTCTCAATAAGTTGTTTACCAACAAGACCTGCATTGTAACTTGTGCCACATGCAATGATGTAAATGCGATCGGATTCCTTCATAGCTTCACGAATATCTTCATCGAGTTTGATGTTATCATTGTCATCTTTATACTTCGTAATGATGTTACGAATCGCAAGCGGTTGCTCGTCGATTTCTTTCAGCATATAGTGAGGATACGTTCCCTTTTCGATATCACTAGCATCAATTTCTGCAGTGAATGGCTCGCGCTCCATCACATTGCCGTTCATATCTTTAATCGTGACAGAATCACGTTTTACAATCACAACTTCTTCATCCATAAGTTCGATGAATTTGCTAGTTACTTGCAGCATTGCCATTGAATCACTTGCCACTACGTTGAACTCATCACCAATTCCAACAAGAAGTGGGCTTTTATTCTTCGCTACGTATAATGTTTCTGGATTTTCATTGTCAATTAGTGCAAGTGCATAAGAGCCATGAAGTTCTTTCAATGTCTGATGGAAAGCATCCTCCACAGTCATATTTTGTTCATCGACAAGGTTTGCAATCAGTTGAACAACAACTTCAGTGTCTGTTGCACTTACAAAATCAACTTCGGATAAGAAGTCACGTTTGATTTGTTGATAGTTTTCAATTACACCGTTATGAACAAGTGTGAAACGTTCAGTAGTGCTCTGATGTGGGTGAGCATTCACCTGACTTGGTTCACCGTGTGTTGCCCAGCGTGTATGTCCAATACCTGCTGTTGCTTCCACACTTGTATCCACCGCTTTTCTAAGATCGGCTATGCGGCCTTTCTCTTTAAAAAGGTGTAGTCCACCGTCATTAAGAAGCGCAATACCAGCTGAGTCGTACCCACGGTATTCAAGCTTCTCCAGACCTCGTAATAGAATTTCTTTAGCATCCTGATTTCCAATATATCCAACAATACCACACATGTAAAAGTCCTCCTTCAGTTGAAGGAGCAGGCGTACAGCGGGGCAGACCTGCCCCTTCTTTTCCGATTAATAGCTTTTTGTCACCATGGCTTTGCTTTTGTTCAGAAAGTCACCTCTCTGTTTTTCACAAAACCGTTCGATTG harbors:
- a CDS encoding spore coat protein, producing the protein MQRPTQVNQQMQTSTPMAQNTNSIQNHNHGGHELFDAHEVIAGIINMLDQYQMYDQHIQDPELKGILQRQSSFVITMYNTIVQSFQTGQDPMTPTQQYKMQQNNDVVYGVKPGQPKKPNQSVNDLSDQGLSAYMLGHTKSLASLLTMTALEMTNPVLRRVVADSVPNFIEQSYEIFLYQNKHGYYQVPQLMEQDMNTMLQSYAPVQQGRMQ
- the glmS gene encoding glutamine--fructose-6-phosphate transaminase (isomerizing); protein product: MCGIVGYIGNQDAKEILLRGLEKLEYRGYDSAGIALLNDGGLHLFKEKGRIADLRKAVDTSVEATAGIGHTRWATHGEPSQVNAHPHQSTTERFTLVHNGVIENYQQIKRDFLSEVDFVSATDTEVVVQLIANLVDEQNMTVEDAFHQTLKELHGSYALALIDNENPETLYVAKNKSPLLVGIGDEFNVVASDSMAMLQVTSKFIELMDEEVVIVKRDSVTIKDMNGNVMEREPFTAEIDASDIEKGTYPHYMLKEIDEQPLAIRNIITKYKDDNDNIKLDEDIREAMKESDRIYIIACGTSYNAGLVGKQLIENIAEVPVEVHIASEFLYNMPLVSKKPLFIFISQSGETADSRGVLVNVKKKGFKSLTITNVPGSTLSREADYTLHTHAGPEIAVASTKAYTAQMAVLTLLAVDTAQAKGMKLDFNPIQELGIVATAMESMIDQKEMIEGVARNFLSVSRNAFFIGRGVDYYVCLEGALKLKEISYIQAEGFAGGELKHGTIALIEKGTPVIALATQKHVNGSIRSNVQEVVSRGASPCIISLAGLDEEGDTIVLDEVHEHLTPLASVVPLQLLAYYAALHRECDVDKPRNLAKSVTVE